In Massilia forsythiae, one DNA window encodes the following:
- the yajC gene encoding preprotein translocase subunit YajC, whose translation MFISNAYAQTAAGAADPGLMGSLTTFAPLILMFVVMYFLMIRPQQKRQKELKTMMDALGKGDEVITVGGVLGRVTRVTDAYVTIEVAAGTEMVVQKNAVTGLLPKGTLKSL comes from the coding sequence GTGTTCATTTCCAACGCTTACGCGCAAACCGCCGCCGGCGCCGCCGACCCGGGCCTGATGGGTAGCCTGACCACGTTCGCCCCGCTGATCCTGATGTTCGTGGTCATGTATTTCCTGATGATCCGCCCGCAGCAAAAGCGCCAGAAGGAACTCAAGACGATGATGGATGCACTGGGTAAAGGTGATGAAGTCATCACCGTCGGCGGCGTGCTCGGCCGCGTGACCCGCGTCACCGATGCCTACGTCACCATCGAAGTGGCGGCCGGCACCGAAATGGTGGTGCAGAAGAACGCCGTCACCGGCCTGCTGCCGAAGGGCACCCTGAAGTCCCTGTAA
- the tgt gene encoding tRNA guanosine(34) transglycosylase Tgt encodes MLEFTLLKKDTSGLSHARRGRLTLNHGTIETPIFMPVGTYGSVKAMDPDELKQVGSQIILGNTFHLWLRPGTQVMDKFGGLHGFMGWDKPILTDSGGFQVFSLGAMRKITEEGVKFASPIDGSRQFLSPEISMQIQRSLNSDIVMQFDECTPYEIDGRPATSEEAAKSMRMSLRWAQRSMNEFNRGENPNALFGIVQGGMYERLRDESLAGLEEIDFPGLAIGGLSVGEPKEDMMRILEHVGPRLPDNKPHYLMGVGTPEDLVAGVANGVDMFDCVMPTRNARNGWLFTRFGDVKIKNARYKDDTAPLDESCSCYCCKHFSRAYLHHLHRSKEILGARLNTIHNLHYYLNLMQEIRDAIDADRFHAFRLQFNADRARGV; translated from the coding sequence ATGCTGGAATTTACCCTTCTCAAAAAAGACACCAGCGGCCTGTCGCACGCACGGCGCGGCCGCCTGACACTCAACCACGGCACCATCGAGACGCCGATCTTCATGCCGGTCGGCACCTATGGCTCGGTCAAGGCGATGGACCCGGACGAACTGAAGCAGGTCGGCTCGCAGATCATCCTCGGCAACACCTTTCACCTGTGGCTGCGTCCCGGCACGCAAGTCATGGACAAGTTCGGCGGCCTGCACGGCTTCATGGGCTGGGACAAGCCGATCCTGACCGACTCGGGCGGCTTCCAGGTGTTTTCGCTGGGGGCGATGCGCAAGATCACGGAAGAGGGCGTCAAGTTCGCCTCGCCGATCGACGGCTCGCGCCAGTTCCTGTCGCCGGAAATCTCGATGCAAATCCAGCGCTCGCTGAATTCCGACATCGTGATGCAGTTCGACGAATGCACGCCCTACGAGATCGACGGCCGCCCGGCCACGAGCGAGGAAGCGGCAAAATCGATGCGCATGTCGCTGCGCTGGGCCCAGCGCTCGATGAACGAATTCAACAGGGGCGAGAATCCGAACGCGCTGTTCGGCATCGTGCAGGGTGGCATGTACGAGCGCCTGCGCGACGAATCGCTGGCCGGGCTGGAAGAAATCGACTTCCCGGGCCTGGCGATCGGCGGCCTGTCGGTCGGCGAGCCGAAGGAAGACATGATGCGCATCCTGGAACACGTCGGCCCGCGCCTGCCGGACAACAAGCCGCACTACCTGATGGGCGTGGGCACGCCGGAAGACCTGGTGGCGGGCGTGGCCAACGGCGTCGACATGTTCGATTGCGTGATGCCTACCCGCAATGCGCGCAATGGCTGGCTGTTCACCCGCTTCGGCGACGTGAAAATCAAGAATGCGCGCTACAAGGACGACACCGCGCCACTGGACGAGTCGTGCAGCTGCTACTGCTGCAAGCATTTCTCGCGCGCCTACCTGCACCACCTGCACCGCTCGAAGGAAATCCTGGGGGCGCGCCTGAACACGATCCACAACCTGCATTACTACCTGAACCTGATGCAGGAAATCCGCGACGCGATCGACGCCGACCGCTTCCACGCGTTCCGCCTGCAGTTCAACGCCGACCGCGCGCGCGGGGTGTAA